One stretch of Pararhizobium qamdonense DNA includes these proteins:
- the pdeM gene encoding ligase-associated DNA damage response endonuclease PdeM, which yields MYRIAHAISALPDNPALSSRIVVNGVIGICDPLGGLYLPDLDILVVSDLHLEKGSAFARRGMMLPPYDTLATLRILDAIIARHNPKTVISLGDNFHDRNGSALMPELFRTMIETMARGREWIWINGNHDPDGTTALPGASMDELIHSGLIFRHEPALSAKPGEIAGHLHPSATVRRREKYMRRACFATDGRRLIMPAFGVTTGGLDLRHQAMRGLFDHQSLVAHMLGRDRIYSVRFANLLG from the coding sequence ATGTACCGTATCGCCCACGCCATCTCTGCCCTTCCGGACAATCCGGCGCTGTCGTCCCGCATCGTCGTGAACGGCGTGATCGGCATCTGCGATCCGCTCGGCGGGCTGTATCTGCCCGATCTCGATATTCTCGTCGTGTCCGATCTGCATCTGGAAAAGGGCTCGGCCTTTGCGCGGCGCGGCATGATGCTGCCGCCCTATGATACGCTGGCGACGCTGCGCATCCTCGATGCGATCATTGCCCGGCACAATCCGAAAACCGTCATCAGCCTCGGTGACAATTTTCACGACCGCAACGGCTCCGCCCTGATGCCGGAGCTGTTTCGCACCATGATCGAAACCATGGCGCGCGGGCGCGAATGGATCTGGATCAACGGCAACCACGATCCCGACGGCACAACCGCCCTGCCCGGCGCATCCATGGACGAACTCATCCATTCCGGCCTGATCTTCCGACACGAACCGGCTTTGAGCGCAAAGCCCGGCGAAATCGCCGGCCATCTCCACCCGTCAGCCACGGTACGTCGGCGCGAAAAATATATGCGCCGCGCCTGCTTTGCCACCGACGGCCGCCGTCTGATCATGCCCGCCTTCGGCGTCACCACCGGCGGCCTTGATCTGCGCCACCAGGCCATGCGCGGCCTGTTCGACCACCAGAGCCTTGTCGCCCATATGCTGGGACGGGATCGGATCTATTCGGTGCGGTTTGCGAATTTGCTGGGGTGA
- a CDS encoding Lrp/AsnC ligand binding domain-containing protein: MKPIFVQLQCAPGKTYEVADVIYKKEIVSEMYSTSGDYDLLIKVYVDEAQDIGKFINDNIATVPGINRSLTTLTFNAF; encoded by the coding sequence ATGAAGCCGATTTTCGTCCAGCTGCAATGCGCCCCCGGCAAAACCTACGAAGTTGCCGACGTGATCTACAAGAAGGAGATCGTCTCGGAGATGTATTCGACCAGCGGCGATTACGATCTTCTGATCAAGGTCTATGTCGATGAAGCGCAGGACATCGGAAAATTCATCAACGACAACATCGCCACCGTGCCCGGCATCAACCGCTCGCTGACGACGCTGACGTTCAACGCGTTTTAG
- a CDS encoding TIGR02186 family protein, with product MRTVSQIILAALLFAAPLAAKAEPVDFTEKLDIGISTDEIAITSDFRGADLTIFGAIDGADPGLLAQGKYNIVVALEGPKENTTVRKKERVFGIWINTNSMTFEKVPESYSLSSTRDIDTIAPPGDMNNMGIGVDHMPLTPIGFIGDGSNLTEFRDAFRRLRETTGIYQRDPGGVQFISSSLFKASLRLPADVPNGSHIVRAYLFRDGLFVAAKALELRVVKTGLEQAITTAAHQQPFLYGLVAVLLAVVTGWLASIVFRRD from the coding sequence ATGCGGACCGTCTCGCAAATCATCCTCGCCGCTCTCCTGTTTGCCGCACCGCTTGCGGCAAAGGCAGAACCGGTCGATTTCACCGAAAAACTCGATATCGGCATTTCCACTGACGAGATCGCCATCACCTCGGATTTCCGAGGGGCGGATCTCACCATTTTCGGCGCCATTGACGGCGCCGATCCCGGACTGTTGGCGCAGGGAAAATACAATATTGTCGTGGCGCTGGAGGGCCCGAAGGAAAACACCACGGTGCGCAAGAAGGAGCGCGTCTTCGGCATCTGGATCAACACCAATTCGATGACCTTCGAAAAGGTGCCGGAATCCTATTCGCTGTCGAGCACGCGCGATATCGACACGATCGCACCCCCAGGCGACATGAACAATATGGGCATCGGCGTCGATCATATGCCGCTGACGCCGATCGGCTTTATCGGCGATGGCAGCAACCTCACCGAATTCCGCGACGCCTTCCGGCGGCTTCGGGAAACCACCGGCATCTACCAGCGCGATCCCGGCGGTGTGCAGTTCATCAGTTCCAGCCTGTTCAAGGCCTCGTTGCGCCTGCCGGCCGACGTGCCGAACGGATCGCATATCGTGCGCGCCTATCTGTTCCGCGATGGCCTTTTCGTCGCCGCCAAGGCGCTGGAACTGCGCGTCGTCAAGACCGGCCTCGAACAGGCGATCACCACGGCAGCACATCAGCAGCCCTTCCTCTACGGCCTCGTCGCCGTGCTTCTGGCCGTCGTCACCGGCTGGCTCGCCAGTATCGTCTTCCGCAGGGATTGA
- a CDS encoding sulfite exporter TauE/SafE family protein, producing MTVYLPIAELSVNIFIILGMGAAVGFLSGMFGVGGGFLITPLLIFYNIPPVVAVATGANQVVASSISGAITHFRRGTIDIKLGTVLLCGGLAGATVGIWIFSLLRRIGQLDLVISLAYVLLLGTVGSLMLWESINALRRAAKNETVTLKRPGHHNWVHRLPLKMRFKKSKIYLSVIPIAALGFCIGILTSVMGVGGGFIMVPAMIYLLRIPTNVVVGTSLFQIIFVSAYTVIVQASANYTVDIVLAFVLMIAGVIGAQYGVRVGQRLRGEQLRALLALLVLAVGIRLAIELVIPPKEVYSIVSAGLGF from the coding sequence GTGACGGTGTATCTGCCCATCGCAGAGTTGTCGGTGAACATTTTCATCATTCTGGGAATGGGCGCGGCCGTCGGCTTCCTGTCCGGCATGTTCGGTGTCGGCGGCGGCTTCCTGATCACGCCGCTCCTGATCTTCTACAATATCCCGCCTGTCGTTGCCGTCGCCACCGGCGCAAACCAGGTCGTCGCCTCCTCGATCTCCGGCGCCATCACCCATTTCCGGCGCGGGACGATCGATATCAAGCTCGGGACCGTGCTGCTCTGCGGCGGTCTGGCCGGGGCGACAGTCGGCATCTGGATCTTTTCGCTGCTGCGGCGCATCGGCCAGCTCGATCTGGTGATTTCGCTTGCCTATGTGCTGCTGCTCGGCACCGTCGGCTCGCTGATGCTGTGGGAGAGCATCAATGCGCTGCGGCGTGCGGCCAAGAACGAAACCGTGACGCTGAAGCGGCCGGGCCATCACAATTGGGTCCATCGCCTGCCTCTGAAGATGCGGTTCAAGAAATCCAAGATCTATTTGAGCGTCATCCCGATCGCAGCACTCGGCTTCTGCATCGGCATCCTGACATCGGTAATGGGTGTCGGCGGCGGCTTCATCATGGTGCCGGCAATGATCTATCTCCTGCGCATCCCGACCAATGTCGTCGTCGGCACCTCGCTGTTCCAGATCATCTTCGTGTCGGCCTATACCGTCATCGTCCAGGCCTCGGCCAACTATACCGTCGATATCGTTCTGGCCTTCGTGCTGATGATCGCCGGCGTCATCGGCGCGCAATATGGCGTGCGGGTAGGGCAGAGGCTGCGCGGCGAGCAGCTGCGGGCACTTCTGGCGCTTTTGGTTCTGGCCGTCGGCATCCGCCTTGCCATCGAGCTGGTGATCCCGCCGAAGGAAGTCTATTCGATCGTTTCCGCGGGGCTCGGCTTCTGA